One window from the genome of Cucumis melo cultivar AY chromosome 12, USDA_Cmelo_AY_1.0, whole genome shotgun sequence encodes:
- the LOC103488819 gene encoding putative phospholipid-transporting ATPase 9 — MGSGRRRRKQHFRRIHAFPCGRASFKDEHSLIGGPGFSRVVYCNDPDSFEASLLNYGGNYVKTSKYTVASFFPKSLFEQFRRVANLYFLLCALLSFTPLSPYSPVSNVLPLVVVIGVTMGKEALEDWRRTKQDMEMNNRKVRVHIGDGEFVETKWMDLRVGHVVKVEKDEFFPADLILLSSSYEEAICYVETMNLDGETNLKLKNALEASSNLHDDSSFQNFKAIIKCEDPNANLYSFVGSMLLDEQQHPLSPQQLLLRDSKLRNTDFIYGVVIFTGRDTKVIQNSTDPPSKRSKIEKRMDKIVFFLFAVLVLLSVVGSIFFGVKTRDDLENGRATRWYLRPDDTTTYYDPKNAPAAAVLQFLTALMLFSYLIPISLYVSIEIVKVLQSAFINQDQHMYHEETDKPAHARTSNLNEELGQVDTILSDKTGTLTCNSMEFIKCSVGGTAYGRGITEVERALARRKESTLPQKLGADYARLSGEKTFVKGFNFKDERIMDGNWVNEPRANVIQKFLQLLAICHTALPEIDEETGKISYEAESPDEAAFVIAAREFGFEFYERTQTSISLREFDPTSAKKVERSYQLLDVLEFNSTRKRMSVIVRDAKGKLLLLCKGADSVMFERLAKNGSEFEEQTKVHINEYADAGLRTLVLAYRELKEEEFNAFHQEFIKAKNTVSTDRDDIIDQLTESIEKDLILLGATAVEDKLQNGVPECIDKLAQAGIKIWVLTGDKMETAINIGFACSLLRQGMKQIIISSETPEGKALDKVEDVHKSAAIKAFKTSVAQQITDAKALLTSSSETPETLALIIDGKSLTYALEDDVKDLFLELAIGCASVICCRSSPKQKALVTQMVKVKTGNTTLAVGDGANDVGMIQEADIGIGISGVEGMQAVMSSDIAIAQFRYLERLLLVHGHWCYRRISSMICYFFYKNIVFGFTLFFFEMYASFSGQTVYNDWFLSLYNVFFTSLPVIALGVFDQDVSSRYCLKFSLLYQEGVQNVLFSWVRIFGWVFNGLLSSVIIFFFCVGAMDHQAFRNSGEVVGLEILGATMYTCVVWVVNCQMALSISYFTYIQHLFIWGSIILWYLFLMAYGAINPAISTTAFQVFIEACAPAPSFWILTLLALGASLLPYFVFSSIQMRFFPMYHQMIQWIKADGQSNDPEYCQVVRQRSLRHTTVGYTARFEASKHFEEFSEIKSH; from the exons ATGGGGAGTGGTAGAAGAAGAAGGAAGCAACATTTCAGAAGGATTCACGCTTTCCCTTGTGGTAGAGCTTCATTCAAAGATGAACACTCTTTAATTGGAGGGCCAGGATTCTCAAGGGTAGTTTACTGTAACGATCCAGATAGTTTTGAGGCTAGTCTTCTTAACTATGGAGGCAATTATGTCAAAACTTCAAAGTATACTGTTGCTTCATTCTTCCCCAAATCATTGTTTGAGCAATTCAGAAGGGTTGCCAACTTGTACTTCCTTCTTTGTGCTTTGCTATCCTTTACCCCTCTTTCGCCATATTCGCCTGTCAGCAATGTTCTTCctcttgttgttgttattggAGTCACCATGGGCAAAGAAGCTCTTGAAGATTGGAGGAGAACCAAACAG GATATGGAGATGAATAACAGGAAAGTGAGAGTACATATTGGAGATGGTGAGTTTGTTGAGACTAAATGGATGGACTTGAGAGTTGGGCATGTAGTTAAAGTGGAGAAGGATGAATTCTTCCCTGCTGATCTCATTTTACTTTCTTCGAGTTATGAGGAAGCGATTTGCTACGTCGAGACGATGAATCTTGATGGAGAAACAAATTTGAAACTGAAAAATGCATTAGAAGCAAGCTCGAACTTACATGATGATTCAAGCTTCCAGAATTTCAAGGCTATAATAAAATGTGAAGACCCCAATGCAAATTTGTATTCCTTCGTAGGTAGTATGTTGCTCGATGAACAACAACATCCCCTCAGCCCTCAACAACTTCTTCTTCGAGACTCAAAGCTTCGAAACACGGATTTTATATACGGGGTGGTGATTTTCACTGGTCGCGATACAAAGGTTATTCAGAACTCAACAGATCCTCCTTCCAAGAGAAGCAAAATTGAGAAAAGGATGGATAAGATCGTGTTCTTTCTGTTTGCTGTCTTGGTTTTGTTATCAGTTGTTGGGTCAATTTTCTTTGGTGTTAAGACTAGAGACGACTTAGAAAATGGAAGAGCTACGAGATGGTACCTCCGGCCAGATGATACCACAACCTATTACGACCCCAAAAATGCTCCAGCTGCAGCAGTATTGCAGTTTTTGACTGCTCTTATGCTTTTTAGCTATTTGATTCCCATATCATTGTATGTGTCCATTGAAATTGTCAAAGTTCTGCAGAGTGCCTTCATCAACCAAGATCAACATATGTACCATGAGGAAACTGATAAGCCAGCTCATGCCCGTACCTCAAATTTGAATGAAGAACTTGGCCAAGTTGACACCATTCTTTCCGATAAAACGGGTACACTGACATGCAATTCAATGGAGTTTATCAAGTGTTCGGTGGGTGGTACTGCATACGGGCGAGGAATTACAGAAGTAGAGAGAGCTCTTGCAAGAAGAAAGGAGTCAACTTTACCTCAAAAATTAGGGGCCGACTATGCACGTCTTAGCGGCGAAAAAACATTCGTTAAGGGGTTCAATTTCAAGGACGAAAGAATCATGGATGGTAATTGGGTGAATGAGCCTCGAGCCAATGTAATACAGAAGTTCCTGCAGCTTCTGGCTATTTGCCATACTGCATTGCCCGAAATTGATGAGGAAACTGGAAAAATATCTTATGAAGCTGAATCACCAGATGAGGCAGCTTTTGTGATTGCGGCCAGAGAATTTGGTTTCGAGTTCTATGAAAGGACTCAGACAAGCATTTCATTACGGGAGTTCGATCCGACCTCAGCCAAAAAAGTTGAAAG ATCATATCAGCTACTGGATGTTTTGGAGTTTAATAGTACAAGGAAACGGATGTCTGTGATTGTAAGAGATGCAAAAGGAAAACTACTACTTCTTTGTAAAGGAGCTGACAG CGTTATGTTTGAAAGACTTGCAAAGAATGGAAGTGAGTTTGAAGAACAAACAAAGGTGCACATAAACGAGTATGCCGATGCTGGTTTAAGAACTTTGGTTCTAGCATATCGTGAGCTGAAAGAGGAGGAGTTTAATGCATTTCATCAAGAGTTCATCAAAGCGAAAAACACAGTAAGCACAGATCGCGACGACATAATCGATCAGTTGACAGAAAGCATCGAGAAAGATTTGATTCTTCTTGGTGCTACAGCAGTTGAAGATAAACTTCAAAATGGG GTCCCTGAATGCATAGACAAACTTGCTCAGGCTGGAATTAAAATATGGGTTCTGACAGGTGATAAGATGGAAACAGCCATCAACATTGG CTTTGCCTGCAGTTTACTTAGACAAGGAATGAAGCAAATAATTATCAGCTCAGAGACTCCAGAAGGAAAAGCTTTAGATAAAGTCGAAGATGTACACAAATCTGCAGCTATTAAG GCATTTAAAACAAGTGTAGCTCAACAAATAACTGATGCGAAAGCATTGCTTACATCCTCAAGCGAAACCCCAGAAACATTGGCTTTGATAATTGATGGAAAGTCCCTCACCTATGCTTTGGAGGATGATGTGAAGGACCTATTTCTGGAGCTTGCCATTGGTTGTGCTTCAGTCATTTGCTGCAGATCTTCTCCTAAACAGAAAGCACTA GTTACCCAAATGGTTAAGGTTAAGACAGGCAACACCACTCTAGCAGTTGGTGATGGTGCAAACGATGTTGGAATGATCCAAGAAGCGGATATCGGGATCGGTATTAGTGGTGTAGAAGGGATGCAG GCGGTCATGTCAAGTGATATTGCAATCGCACAGTTCCGATACTTGGAGCGGCTGCTCCTTGTGCATGGACATTGGTGTTACAGAAGGATCTCTTCCATG ATATGCTATTTCTTCTACAAGAACATTGTTTTTGGGTTCACTCTATTCTTCTTTGAGATGTATGCATCATTCTCCGGCCAAACTGTATACAACGACTGGTTCCTTTCTTTGTATAACGTCTTTTTTACTTCTCTCCCTGTGATTGCTTTGGGAGTGTTTGACCAAGACGTCTCATCCCGGTACTGTCTTAAG TTCTCACTTTTATACCAAGAAGGTGTCCAAAATGTGTTATTTAGTTGGGTTCGAATTTTCGGATGGGTGTTCAATGGGCTACTCAGTTCTGTCATcatattcttcttttgtgttgGGGCAATGGACCATCAAGCTTTCCGCAACAGCGGAGAGGTCGTCGGGCTGGAAATTCTTGGTGCCACCATGTACACTTGTGTTGTTTGGGTTGTAAACTGCCAAATGGCATTGTCCATCAGTTACTTCACCTATATTCAACATCTCTTCATCTGGGGCAGCATCATTCTTTGGTATTTATTCCTCATGGCATATGGAGCTATAAACCCAGCCATATCCACCACAGCATTTCAGGTATTCATTGAGGCCTGCGCCCCGGCACCATCATTTTGGATCCTCACACTATTGGCTCTTGGAGCTTCCCTTCTTCCATACTTCGTCTTTTCATCGATCCAAATGCGATTCTTCCCAATGTATCATCAAATGATTCAATGGATAAAAGCTGACGGGCAATCGAACGATCCAGAATACTGTCAGGTAGTGAGACAGAGGTCATTACGTCACACAACCGTCGGTTACACAGCTCGGTTCGAAGCATCAAAGCATTTTGAAGAATTCTCAGAAATCAAGAGTCACTAG
- the LOC103495398 gene encoding calcium sensing receptor, chloroplastic, translating into MAMKIPIRASSIPRHHHPTPSLPSPSHRSDSKSQFRPISVSLPASTTLSLLALISSPYEARALNKDQIVSSLNEVEKTFDQVQEMGSNFFDIAQQAIESAKNVLKPGVDAALPIVKQAGEEALKVASPTISEASKKALEALQDSGIDTEPVLSAAKTVVGAAQQTGKVIEGAKPIASSTVETISTTDPLVIAEIAGVLVLAYLLFPPIWSAISFNFRGYKGELSPAQTLDLISSSNYFLIDIRSEKDKDKSGIPRLPSSAKNQSIAIPLEELPNKLRGIVRNAKKLEAELSAIKISYLKKLNKGSNIVILGSYSDSAKAVAKALTSLGFKNSWIVTDGFLGSKGWLQSRLGTDTYKFSFAEILSPSRVISSGTKRFGTTSLTSASGQKLLPGTD; encoded by the exons ATGGCGATGAAGATCCCCATCAGAGCTTCCTCCATTCCTAGACATCACCACCCAACTCCTTCACTTCCTTCTCCCTCTCACAGGTCCGATTCCAAGTCCCAATTCCGTCCCATCTCCGTTTCTTTACCGGCTTCCactactctctctctcttagcTCTTATTTCTTCTCCCTACGAAGCTAGGGCTCTCAACAAAGACCAAATCGTCTCATCTCTTAATGAA GTGGAGAAGACGTTTGATCAAGTTCAAGAAATGGGCTCGAATTTCTTTGATATTGCACAACAGGCTATTGAGTCTGCTAAAAATGTTTTGAAGCCGGGTGTTGATGCGGCGCTGCCGATAGTGAAGCAAGCTGGAGAAGAGGCGTTGAAGGTTGCTTCTCCAACTATTTCTGAGGCTTCAAAGAAAGCGCTAGAAGCACTTCAGGACTCTGGCATTGACACTGAACCTGTTCTTAGTGCTGCCAAG ACAGTAGTAGGGGCAGCACAACAAACTGGTAAGGTCATTGAAGGTGCCAAGCCTATAGCTTCGTCGACTGTCGAGACGATCTCCACAACCGATCCTCTTGTAATTGCAGAAATTGCTGGAGTCTTAGTCTTGGCTTACCTGCTCTTTCCTCCAATTTGGTCTGCTATCTCCTTCAACTTTCGTGGCTACAAAG GTGAACTCTCTCCTGCTCAAACACTCGATCTAATTTCATCAAGCAATTACTTTCTGATTGATATACGATCCGAGAAGGACAAGGATAAGTCTGGCATTCCTCGCCTTCCTTCAAGTGCGAAGAACCAATCGATTGCCATTCC TTTGGAAGAATTACCAAACAAGTTGCGAGGCATTGTCCGGAACGCAAAGAAACTAGAAGCTGAACTTTCGGCCATCAAGATTTCATACCTCAAGAAACTTAACAAAGGCTCCAATATAGTGATCTTGGGCTC GTACTCAGACTCAGCAAAAGCAGTTGCAAAAGCACTAACAAGCCTTGGCTTCAAGAACTCCTGGATTGTAACTGATGGGTTTTTAGGTAGCAAAGGTTGGTTACAAAGTCGGTTAGGAACAGATACGTACAAGTTCTCATTCGCAGAGATCCTTTCGCCATCCCGAGTCATCTCATCTGGAACCAAACGTTTCGGGACGACTTCATTGACATCTGCATCTGGTCAAAAATTGCTTCCTGGTACTGATTAA
- the LOC103495481 gene encoding tetraspanin-8-like, which yields MCRLSNILMGLLNSFTLIVSLVAILAAVQVRNHGGTACQKFLQDPILTVGIFFFVVSLLGLIGSCCRLNSILYLYLIVMFLLILGLMAFTIFSLLVTNKGIGQAVSGRGYREYRLGDYSHWLQNYVVSHDNWPRIRSCLVDAPICRSLAANFRGKEADFFKENLSPIQSGCCKPPSYCGFEFKNATFWTTPKAGPVVADTDCTTWSNKQNALCYDCKSCKGGILANIRKEWRRFAIFNSCVLAVITIIYCIGCCATRSNHKHNRYYGYP from the exons ATGTGCCGTTTAAGCAATATATTAATGGGTCTCCTTAACAGCTTCACGTTAATCGTCAGCCTAGTTGCCATTCTCGCCGCCGTCCAGGTCCGTAATCACGGTGGCACCGCTTGCCAGAAGTTTCTTCAGGATCCTATTCTCACCGTAGGAATCTTCTTCTTCGTCGTTTCCTTGCTCGGCCTAATTGGATCTTGCTGCCGCCTCAATTCCATCCTATATCTTTACCTGATTGTGATGTTTTTGTTGATTCTTGGGTTAATGGCGTTTACGATTTTCTCCTTATTGGTAACCAACAAAGGAATTGGACAGGCCGTTTCTGGAAGGGGATATAGGGAATATCGCCTTGGGGATTACTCGCATTGGCTTCAAAATTACGTCGTTAGTCATGATAATTGGCCTCGCATTCGTAGTTGTTTGGTTGATGCGCCGATTTGCCGGAGCCTTGCTGCTAATTTCCGTGGAAAAGAGGCGGATTTCTTTAAGGAGAATCTCTCCCCGATACAG TCTGGATGTTGCAAGCCGCCGTCGTACTGCGGGTTCGAATTCAAGAACGCCACATTCTGGACAACTCCGAAAGCAGGGCCGGTGGTGGCGGACACCGATTGCACCACCTGGAGCAACAAACAGAACGCTCTATGCTACGATTGCAAGTCCTGCAAGGGTGGAATTCTGGCTAACATCCGCAAGGAATGGAGGCGTTTCGCCATTTTCAACTCTTGTGTTCTTGCAGTCATCACCATCATCTATTGCATCGGCTGCTGCGCCACAAGAAGCAACCATAAACATAACAGATACTATGGCTATCCTTAA
- the LOC103495251 gene encoding uncharacterized protein LOC103495251 yields MGCSFSGLNALYDAVNGGGDVWINENRFRIVRQLGEGGFAFVFLVKEVVSDSSSPSGGGLAKKLKDPSRLSGDGTYALKKVLIQSSEQLELVREEIRISSLFCHPNLLPLLDHAIIAVKSSEGSVKHEAYLLFPVHLDGTLLDNAQTMKAKKEFFSTLDVLEIFRQLCAGLKHMHSNEPPYAHNDVKPGNVLLTHRKGKSPLAILMDFGSARPARKEIRSRSEALQLQEWASEHCSAPFRAPELWDCPSHADIDERTDIWSLGCTLYAIMYGLSPFEYALGESGGSLQLAIVNAQIKWPAGPSPPYPDALHQFIKWMLQPQAAVRPRIDDIVIHVDKLIAKFSN; encoded by the exons ATGGGTTGCTCCTTTTCTGGGTTAAATGCTCTCTACGACGCTGTCAATGGTGGTGGAGATGTTTGGATCAACGAAAATCGCTTTAGGATTGTCAGGCAGCTCGGAGAAGGTGGCTTCGCCTTTGTGTTTTTGGTCAAAGAGGTTGTTTCCGACTCTTCTTCACCCTCTGGTGGCGGTCTCGCTAAGAAATTGAAGGACCCATCTCGTCTTTCCG GTGATGGAACTTATGCTTTGAAAAAGGTTCTAATTCAGAGCAGCGAACAATTGGAGCTGGTGAGGGAGGAGATACGTATTTCGTCGCTTTTTTGTCATCCTAATCTACTTCCACTTCTTGACCATGCTATAATTGCAGTTAAG TCATCTGAAGGATCTGTGAAACATGAAGCATACTTGTTATTTCCAGTTCACTTGGATGGAACATTACTGGACAATGCCCAGACAATGAAGGCTAAGAAAGAATTCTTTTCTACATTGGATGTTTTGGAGATATTTCGTCAG CTTTGTGCGGGGCTTAAGCATATGCACAGTAACGAACCTCCTTATGCACACAATGATGTGAAGCCTGGTAATGTTCTTTTAACTCATAGAAAAGGGAAGTCGCCTCTTGCAATATTGATGGATTTTGGTAGTGCTCGACCCGCTAGAAAAGAAATTCGTTCTCGTTCGGAGGCACTCCAATTGCAG GAATGGGCATCTGAGCATTGTTCAGCACCTTTTCGAGCACCGGAGCTGTGGGATTGTCCAAGCCATGCAGACATTGATGAGAGGACTGATATCTGGTCACTGGGATGTACTTTGTATGCAATAAT GTATGGGTTATCTCCATTTGAGTATGCCCTTGGAGAATCTGGTGGAAGCCTTCAATTAGCCATTGTAAATGCACAAATCAAATGGCCAGCAGGACCTAGTCCTCCATATCCCGATGCTCTCCACCAGTTTATAAAATGGATGCTTCAGCCCCAGGCTGCTGTTCGACCTCGGATTGACGATATCGTCATTCATGTTGACAAGTTGATTGCAAAGTTTTCTAATTAG
- the LOC103495169 gene encoding H/ACA ribonucleoprotein complex subunit 2-like protein has product MGSDSEAEKSRQKDKEKEKKKLLALAPIAKPLAGKKLCKRTLKLVRKAAEYKCLKRGVKEVVKSIRRGQKGLCVIAGNISPIDVITHVPILCEESDIRYVYVPSKEDLANAGSTKRPTCCVLVQTKPNKGELGSTEQEKLKADFDQVVAEVSELTSTLF; this is encoded by the exons ATGGGAAGTGATAGCGAGGCAGAGAAGTCGCGTCAAAAGGacaaagaaaaggagaagaagaagctgTTGGCTCTTGCTCCAATTGCCAAACCCCTTGCCGGCAAAAAGCTCTGCAAGCGTACCCTCAAGCTCGTTCGCAAAG CTGCTGAGTATAAGTGCCTGAAGCGGGGTGTGAAGGAGGTTGTCAAAAGCATAAGGCGCGGTCAAAAAGG ATTGTGTGTAATAGCTGGAAACATTTCCCCCATTGACGTGATCACTCATGTTCCAATCTTATGTGAAGAATCAGATATTCGTTACGTATATGTTCCCTCCAAGGAA GATCTTGCCAATGCAGGGTCAACGAAGAGGCCAACATGTTGTGTGCTGGTACAAACAAAGCCAAACAAAGGGGAGCTTGGATCAACTGAACAAGAGAAACTCAAAGCTGACTTTGACCAAGTTGTAGCTGAAGTATCAGAACTTACTAGCACTCTTTTTTGA
- the LOC103495089 gene encoding basic leucine zipper 4-like, with translation MEMNEDLGFGENPFNGSLKRHCSSHLMMETNRMMRRSEGDTNNDHEDHESNGSCGNFHREIVFPATMITTSQTPTNNNNNNSNVFSSPNSASCYSNDNVLDVVEVLDVHRHHHLTVMAERKLRRMISNRESARRSRMRKKKQIEELHYQVGQLEVSNRQLSEKLIQVVECNQQILHENAELKRKVSSLQIILTDFLTPLRNCEDAFGNSIIKNNRRAAAEPNSS, from the exons aTGGAGATGAATGAAGATTTGGGATTTGGGGAAAATCCATTTAATGGAAGCTTGAAGAGGCATTGTTCTTCACATTTGATGATGGAAACAAATAGGATGATGAGAAGATCAGAAGGTGATACTAATAATGATCATGAAGATCATGAGTCAAATGGTTCTTGTGGTAATTTCCATAGAGAAATTGTGTTCCCAGCTACTATGATCACTACTAGCCAGACCCCtaccaacaacaacaacaataattcTAATGTCTTCTCCTCCCCCAATTCCGCCTCTTGTTATAGCAACGACAACGTTTTGGACGTCGTTGAAGTTCTCGACGTTCACCGTCATCATCATCTCACCGTAATGGCTGAGAGGAAGCTACGAAGAATGATATCAAATCGGGAATCCGCAAGAAGGTCAAGGATgagaaagaagaaacaaatcGAAGAGTTGCA CTATCAGGTAGGACAGTTGGAGGTTTCGAATCGACAGTTATCGGAGAAGTTGATACAAGTGGTGGAATGCAACCAACAAATCTTGCATGAGAATGCAGAGCTAAAACGAAAAGTATCATCACTTCAGATTATTCTAACTGATTTCTTGACGCCATTGAGAAATTGTGAAGATGCTTTTGGGAACtccattattaaaaataatcgAAGAGCAGCAGCTGAACCAAATTCCTCCTAG
- the LOC103495032 gene encoding uncharacterized protein LOC103495032, translating to MADDSTNSFASSPEDRLKALISCPSASAKSGDENELPEGGFEENHLLIDDNPSSICVICFSDDGKAERGKLDSCDHYFCFVCIMEWARIESRCPACKGRFTVVHRIAKDPCRLRERIVNIPMRNQDQSASGNARIRDPYAETCCTVCKGMEDEGLMLLCDLCDSAAHTFCVGLGANVPEGDWFCHDCTISRAQHTDTKLDTSFNNQNQTTTVEPRIAISDIVKESSSQTVGITRRGALLHSNRESPSIVPSSRSSVAQKSLPSRGGKAAGTGARTSARTLHRCRNIHSYIRALRDNWDAVRRGSLKFPASSSSTYCGNSSKRDTGGAELINKQTDQPQAISLQATALPECNGNSYDVEKAWRMMEIAKAKAIREEDQTLRHPVSRQITTKTKDSHTAKGQQYKIKKPDEPAKHKKEMGKQRLLELDKQLCRPVASKKNKASDEFFPTNSSSNGEFPLGKMVQTYGGDFHCENRRKPSNKIVDEVSSSSTMTQASDKHHPAREAGNDDDGKSEIRTLVKINLKLLSQGKNLGYERYKEVSRLATHAIMARCGLEPPPKPTKQYVSCSVCRHTEEEIRKLHRSTLMPDSCRKCFMGFVKDVVNAIMLEKLMVGSSS from the exons ATGGCGGACGATTCAACTAACTCCTTCGCGTCGTCCCCAGAAGATCGTTTAAAAGCCCTAATTTCTTGTCCTTCTGCGAGTGCCAAATCCGGTGACGAAAACGAATTACCTGAAGGTGGATTTGAAGAAAATCACCTGCTGATTGACGATAATCCTTCTTCTATCTGTGTAATTTGCTTTTCGGATGATGGAAAAGCGGAGAGAGGCAAGCTTGATTCCTGTGACCATTATTTTTGCTTCGTCTGCATTATGGAGTGGGCGAGGATTGAATCTAGATGCCCTGCTTGTAAGGGGAGGTTTACTGTTGTTCATAGAATTGCGAAGGATCCCTGTCGCCTCCGTGAACGAATTGTTAATATTCCTATGCGGAATCAG GACCAGTCGGCTTCTGGAAATGCTAGGATTAGGGATCCATATGCAGAGACGTGTTGTACTGTGTGCAAGGGAATGGAAGACGAAGGTCTCATGTTACTCTGTGATCTCTGTGATTCAGCTGCTCATACTTTTTGTGTCGGCCTTGGTGCTAATGTACCCGAAGGTGATTGGTTTTGCCATGACTGCACCATCTCCAGAGCTCAACACACCGATACTAAATTGGATACTAGTTTCAACAATCAAAATCAAACAACTACGGTTGAACCACGCATTGCTATTTCTGATATAGTAAAAGAATCAAGTTCCCAAACAGTTGGCATAACTCGCAGAGGAGCTCTTTTACATTCAAATCGTGAGTCACCTTCTATTGTCCCCAGTTCGAGAAGCAGTGTGGCCCAGAAATCTTTGCCTAGTCGTGGTGGTAAAGCTGCAGGAACAGGTGCAAGAACAAGTGCAAGAACATTACATCGATGTCGCAACATCCATAGCTATATAAGGGCTTTACGTGATAACTGGGATGCTGTACGAAGGGGTTCGCTGAAGTTTCCTGCTAGCAGCTCATCCACATATTGTGGCAACAGTTCCAAACGAGATACTGGTGGTGCTGAACTAATAAACAAGCAAACAGATCAACCTCAAGCCATTAGCTTGCAGGCAACTGCATTACCCGAGTGTAATGGAAACTCTTATGATGTCGAGAAGGCATGGCGAATGATGGAAATTGCAAAGGCAAAGGCTATACGTGAGGAAGATCAAACCTTGAGACATCCTGTTAGTAGACAAATAACCACAAAAACAAAAGATTCTCACACAGCTAAAGGTCAACAGTACAAAATCAAGAAGCCGGATGAGCCAGCCAAGCATAAGAAGGAAATGGGAAAACAAAGATTGCTCGAGTTGGACAAGCAATTGTGTCGTCCCGTAGCAAGTAAGAAGAATAAAGCTTCTGATGAGTTTTTTCCTACCAATTCATCCAGTAATGGAGAATTTCCCTTGGGTAAAATGGTCCAGACTTATGGAGGTGATTTCCACTgtgaaaatagaagaaagcCATCAAACAAAATAGTGGATGAAGTTTCATCATCCTCCACAATGACACAAGCCTCGGATAAACACCATCCCGCTCGTGAGGCTGGCAACGATGACGATGGGAAAAGTGAGATACGAACGCTGGTCAAAATCAATCTAAAACTCCTAAGCCAAGGCAAAAATTTGG GATATGAAAGGTACAAGGAAGTGTCAAGGCTAGCAACACACGCAATCATGGCAAGATGTGGTTTAGAACCCCCACCAAAACCGACCAAACAATACGTATCGTGCTCGGTTTGCAGACACACAGAAGAAGAAATCCGGAAGCTTCACAGGTCAACCCTGATGCCGGATTCTTGCAGAAAATGCTTCATGGGGTTTGTGAAAGATGTTGTTAATGCCATTATGTTAGAAAAACTAATGGTGGGTTCCTCTTCTTAG